A part of Catenulispora sp. MAP5-51 genomic DNA contains:
- a CDS encoding 30S ribosomal protein bS22: MGSVIKKRRKRMAKKKHRKLLKKTRIQRRNKKK, encoded by the coding sequence GTGGGCTCAGTCATCAAGAAGCGCCGTAAGCGTATGGCCAAGAAGAAGCACCGCAAGCTGCTCAAGAAGACGCGCATCCAGCGTCGCAACAAGAAGAAGTAG
- a CDS encoding helix-turn-helix domain-containing protein → MHGSARTGGDAARLSEVKFLTVAEVAQVMRVSKMTVYRLVHSGELPAVRVGRSFRVPEQAVQEYLRDAYVADSL, encoded by the coding sequence ATGCACGGGAGCGCTCGCACGGGCGGCGACGCCGCGCGGCTCTCCGAGGTCAAGTTCCTCACGGTCGCCGAAGTCGCCCAGGTCATGCGGGTGTCCAAGATGACGGTGTACCGCCTGGTGCACAGCGGGGAACTACCCGCGGTCCGCGTGGGCCGCTCCTTCCGGGTCCCTGAACAAGCCGTGCAGGAATACCTGCGCGACGCCTACGTGGCGGACTCTCTTTAG
- a CDS encoding phosphatase, with the protein MTAAPTRDELRDHLLTHRIAGAVATPREDNLRKYAMFAERDPYHLFGLEPERVWTQGDVVKLMADRAGVSADPKYRSGQDHIDVDLTLDGLDRFADRLGLAGERRQRVLLATGHPSTLLAVHLAFAAGLREAGCEVIEAGAGWSYQASAQVGRKRRSIAYFGGVGVTAEGGSLVHTHSARPIRAALASLAGDGEPLPDLVVADHGWCGGAGQAGIDAIGFADSNDPALFVGEAEGVVQVAVPLDDGIAPRHYTPMSRYVLARAGL; encoded by the coding sequence ATGACCGCCGCTCCCACTCGCGACGAACTCCGGGACCACCTGCTGACGCACCGCATCGCCGGCGCTGTGGCGACTCCGCGGGAGGACAACCTCCGTAAATACGCGATGTTCGCCGAGAGGGACCCGTATCACCTGTTCGGGCTGGAGCCGGAGCGGGTGTGGACGCAGGGCGACGTCGTCAAGCTGATGGCCGACCGCGCCGGGGTGTCAGCGGATCCGAAGTACCGCTCGGGCCAGGACCACATCGACGTCGACCTCACGCTGGACGGCCTGGACCGGTTCGCCGACCGGCTGGGGCTGGCGGGCGAGCGGCGCCAGCGGGTCCTGCTGGCCACCGGGCATCCCAGCACCCTGCTGGCCGTGCACCTGGCCTTCGCCGCCGGGCTGCGCGAGGCCGGGTGCGAGGTGATAGAGGCCGGCGCCGGCTGGTCGTATCAGGCCTCGGCGCAGGTCGGGCGCAAGCGCCGGTCGATCGCCTACTTCGGCGGGGTCGGGGTGACGGCCGAGGGCGGATCGCTGGTGCACACGCACTCCGCGCGTCCCATCCGGGCCGCGCTGGCCTCGCTGGCCGGGGACGGCGAGCCGCTGCCGGACCTGGTGGTCGCCGACCACGGCTGGTGCGGCGGGGCGGGCCAGGCCGGGATCGACGCGATCGGGTTCGCCGACTCCAACGACCCGGCGCTGTTCGTCGGGGAGGCCGAGGGCGTGGTGCAGGTGGCCGTGCCGCTCGACGACGGCATCGCGCCCCGGCACTACACGCCTATGTCACGGTACGTACTCGCCCGGGCCGGGCTGTGA
- a CDS encoding ABC transporter permease, with protein sequence MRVTESFRVAFDALRANRLRSLLTMLGVVIGVAAVVVLVAIGGGAKQLVTSEVEGLGSNIVFVAPGKFQLGTSPAISRLQLSDADYLDRVLGRPDAVAVSLASAENLRAGTNTFYATVQGTTANVVDVFDRPVAEGRYVSKADIATARRVIVLGPDAAAALFPNADPIGRQVDMGGVEFRVIGLFQPKGGAFGLSPDSEVHIPVTAAQRLFGMQTISGFATKADSPGDVDATGAKMVDALKQKYRGDEFTAVSQTEILGTIGKILSLLTLVLAAIAGISLLVGGVGVSNIMLVSVRERTKEIGLRKALGARQRDILSQFLLEAVMLTSIGGVIGIGLGIGASYILSAFTPLPAVLAWWSIVLAFGVSAAVGVFFGVMPARRAGRLDPVVALRTE encoded by the coding sequence ATGAGAGTCACAGAATCCTTCCGCGTCGCCTTCGACGCCCTGCGCGCCAACCGCCTGCGCTCCCTGCTGACCATGCTCGGCGTGGTGATCGGGGTCGCCGCGGTGGTGGTCCTGGTCGCGATCGGCGGCGGCGCGAAGCAGCTGGTCACCTCCGAGGTGGAGGGCCTGGGCTCGAACATCGTGTTCGTCGCGCCCGGCAAGTTCCAGCTAGGCACCTCCCCGGCCATCTCCCGGCTCCAGCTCTCCGACGCCGACTACCTGGACCGGGTGCTCGGCCGGCCCGACGCCGTCGCCGTCTCCCTGGCCTCGGCCGAGAACCTGCGTGCCGGGACCAACACGTTCTACGCGACGGTGCAGGGGACCACGGCGAACGTCGTCGACGTCTTCGACCGGCCGGTCGCCGAGGGCCGGTACGTCTCCAAGGCTGACATCGCCACAGCGCGCCGGGTGATCGTCCTGGGCCCCGACGCCGCCGCGGCGCTGTTCCCGAACGCCGATCCCATCGGCCGCCAGGTGGACATGGGCGGCGTCGAGTTCCGGGTGATCGGGCTCTTCCAGCCCAAGGGCGGCGCCTTCGGCCTGAGCCCGGACAGCGAGGTGCACATCCCGGTCACCGCCGCACAGCGCTTGTTCGGCATGCAGACCATCTCCGGCTTCGCCACCAAGGCCGACAGCCCCGGCGACGTCGACGCCACCGGCGCCAAAATGGTCGACGCCCTGAAACAGAAGTACCGGGGCGACGAGTTCACCGCGGTGTCCCAGACCGAGATCCTGGGCACCATCGGCAAGATCCTGTCGCTGCTCACCCTGGTGCTCGCCGCGATAGCCGGCATCTCGCTGCTGGTCGGCGGGGTCGGGGTGTCCAACATCATGCTGGTCTCGGTCCGGGAGCGGACCAAGGAGATCGGGCTGCGCAAGGCGCTCGGCGCGCGGCAGCGCGACATCCTCTCGCAGTTCCTCCTGGAGGCCGTGATGCTGACGAGCATCGGCGGCGTCATCGGGATCGGGCTCGGTATAGGCGCGTCCTACATATTGTCCGCCTTCACGCCGCTGCCCGCGGTGCTGGCGTGGTGGTCGATCGTGCTGGCGTTCGGGGTGTCCGCCGCGGTGGGGGTGTTCTTCGGGGTGATGCCCGCGCGGCGGGCCGGGAGGCTCGATCCGGTGGTCGCGTTGCGGACCGAGTAG
- a CDS encoding ABC transporter ATP-binding protein, producing MAEIEAVDVTRSYNMDGVSVDALRGVSLTIEEGDYAAIIGPSGSGKSTLMHLLGCLDRPTSGTLLVRGRDVGTLDDSELAELRNQTIGFVFQSFQLLARTTALDNVALPLVYRGVRRAERRRRAAEALEAVNLGHRTGHRPTQMSGGEQQRVAIARALVGEPALLLADEPTGNLDTVNGDEVMGILERLNKERGVAVVLVTHEADIAARARRIIRVRDGLIEGAAGTAGAEGTAEALESS from the coding sequence ATGGCCGAAATCGAGGCGGTCGACGTCACTCGGTCGTACAACATGGACGGCGTCTCCGTGGACGCTCTGCGCGGCGTCTCCCTGACCATCGAAGAGGGCGACTACGCAGCGATCATCGGACCGTCGGGCTCCGGGAAGTCCACGCTGATGCACCTGCTCGGCTGCCTGGACCGGCCGACCTCCGGCACGCTGCTGGTCCGGGGGCGCGATGTCGGCACGCTGGACGACAGCGAACTGGCCGAACTCAGGAACCAGACGATCGGGTTCGTCTTCCAGTCGTTCCAGCTTCTGGCACGCACTACCGCTCTGGACAACGTCGCTCTACCGCTCGTCTATAGAGGAGTACGCAGGGCGGAGCGCAGAAGGCGCGCAGCCGAGGCACTGGAGGCTGTGAACCTGGGGCACCGCACAGGGCACCGGCCCACGCAGATGTCCGGCGGAGAACAGCAGCGCGTCGCTATAGCGCGAGCGCTAGTAGGGGAACCCGCACTACTTCTAGCGGACGAACCCACAGGGAACCTCGACACCGTCAACGGCGATGAGGTGATGGGGATCCTGGAACGGCTCAACAAGGAACGCGGAGTCGCGGTCGTCCTGGTGACCCACGAGGCTGACATCGCGGCGCGCGCCCGGAGGATCATCCGAGTGAGGGATGGCCTTATAGAGGGCGCAGCGGGCACAGCGGGCGCAGAGGGCACAGCGGAAGCACTGGAGTCCTCATGA
- a CDS encoding efflux RND transporter periplasmic adaptor subunit — translation MTKRGTAIAGSVLSSLLVAGLSACGSGAPSGITKAPVAYGPVTQVVEAPASVTPKAQITVDATAGGSIAQLMVADGQHVTAGQTLLKIDSPDAQAQLNAAKAADAQAAAQGKKSSGGGSVLDFSQSEADADANAEKAFDAAQATANQIADPAIKASILSQITSARNQYATASSDVRTTIANFNNGIASASDVVGSLSDAQRTQTQAAVAIAQKTVDSLTIKASISGDISLRSGVGGASASGVDVSSLLSQLGGNLGSLAGAAGGSLGSAASGGGSSDPGDDTVISQGSPVDSGAPLLVITDSSTLTVTAQVDETSILQVTPGVTADVQLDAVPDGDYPGTVISIDSQGQSSSRGGVTYRVRLSLGAGTLGDGSAAPVPRPGMSAVADLQVANKPHVLAVPAAAIVHDGNQDTVWLVTSGKAHKHVVRLGAQGDTTVEVSSGLSAGDVIVTSGADKVHDGQKL, via the coding sequence GTGACCAAACGTGGCACGGCAATAGCGGGGTCGGTTCTCAGTTCTCTACTCGTCGCCGGATTGAGCGCCTGCGGGAGCGGCGCTCCTTCCGGGATCACCAAAGCGCCGGTGGCGTACGGTCCGGTCACCCAGGTAGTGGAGGCTCCCGCAAGCGTCACGCCGAAAGCACAGATCACGGTGGACGCGACCGCCGGCGGCTCCATCGCGCAGCTGATGGTCGCCGACGGCCAGCACGTCACCGCCGGCCAGACCCTGCTGAAGATCGACTCGCCGGACGCGCAGGCCCAGCTGAACGCGGCGAAGGCGGCGGACGCCCAGGCCGCGGCGCAGGGCAAGAAGTCCTCCGGCGGCGGCAGCGTCCTGGACTTCTCCCAGTCGGAGGCGGACGCCGACGCGAACGCCGAGAAGGCCTTCGACGCCGCGCAGGCCACCGCCAACCAGATCGCGGATCCGGCGATCAAGGCCTCGATCCTGAGCCAGATCACCAGCGCGCGGAATCAGTACGCCACCGCGTCCTCCGATGTCCGGACCACTATCGCGAACTTCAATAACGGGATCGCCTCCGCGTCCGACGTAGTGGGTTCCCTTAGCGATGCACAACGGACTCAGACACAGGCCGCGGTCGCTATAGCGCAGAAGACAGTGGACTCCCTCACTATCAAGGCCTCCATATCCGGGGACATATCCCTGCGCAGCGGGGTCGGCGGGGCCAGTGCCTCCGGAGTGGACGTCTCCTCCCTGCTGTCCCAGCTCGGCGGGAACCTCGGCTCGCTGGCCGGCGCCGCCGGGGGATCCCTCGGATCCGCCGCGTCCGGCGGCGGGAGCTCCGACCCGGGGGACGACACCGTGATCTCCCAGGGGTCCCCCGTGGACTCCGGGGCCCCGCTGCTGGTCATCACCGACTCCTCGACCCTGACCGTGACCGCGCAGGTCGACGAGACCTCCATCCTCCAGGTCACCCCGGGCGTCACCGCCGACGTGCAGCTGGACGCCGTCCCCGACGGCGACTACCCCGGGACCGTCATCTCCATCGACAGCCAGGGCCAGTCCTCCAGCCGGGGCGGCGTGACATACCGGGTGCGGCTCTCGCTGGGGGCTGGAACGCTCGGCGACGGCTCCGCGGCCCCGGTCCCGCGCCCCGGGATGAGCGCCGTGGCCGACCTCCAGGTCGCGAACAAGCCACACGTGCTCGCGGTGCCGGCGGCGGCCATCGTGCACGACGGCAACCAGGACACCGTGTGGCTGGTGACCTCGGGCAAGGCGCACAAACACGTGGTCCGGCTCGGCGCGCAGGGCGACACCACGGTGGAGGTCTCCTCCGGGCTGAGCGCGGGGGACGTGATCGTCACTTCGGGGGCCGACAAGGTCCACGACGGGCAGAAGCTCTAG
- a CDS encoding MFS transporter: protein MPQVEPGGLTRNRIATFVFFGVQGFAFSLLTSKVSVIQKQLHVDDGTLSIMLALVPILAGVGSVLAGLAMRWTTSAAVLRIAEPTVVGILVVVPLTRNLYQAIPVLMIFGLAVGAADATMNMQACGLERRYGRSIILAFFALWAAGAIVGSGWGALGSAAGWHLSLTYLVAAVVGVAATLYAGPMLLKNLRDETIVKDADGRLPHVPWRPMLLLCVVMTLAYIGESSVTAAGSDYLTKGLKSSDTFGGLVVGAYTLGQVLGRFRGDLAVQRGGSVKVVRAGAVICVAGFAIVVGATGPYMALAGFLIAGFGLSPLVPVAFTAAYANDPTGSGVAVARINVFNYLGFLLGAPLVTGLWGAGVSHREGMAVPMVMIAVIVLLAYAFDPRRAPVHPAAAGGQPTPAVGGAETVPTLGT from the coding sequence ATGCCGCAGGTAGAGCCGGGCGGGCTGACCCGGAACCGGATAGCCACCTTCGTCTTCTTCGGCGTGCAGGGCTTCGCCTTCTCCCTGCTGACCTCGAAGGTGTCGGTCATCCAGAAACAGCTGCACGTCGACGACGGCACGCTGTCCATCATGCTCGCGCTGGTCCCGATCCTGGCCGGGGTCGGCTCGGTCCTGGCGGGCCTGGCCATGCGCTGGACGACCTCGGCCGCGGTCCTGCGGATCGCCGAGCCGACGGTGGTCGGCATCCTGGTGGTCGTCCCCCTTACAAGGAACCTCTACCAGGCGATCCCGGTCCTGATGATCTTCGGGCTCGCGGTGGGCGCGGCCGACGCCACCATGAACATGCAGGCCTGCGGGCTGGAGCGGCGCTACGGCCGGTCGATCATCCTGGCCTTCTTCGCGCTGTGGGCGGCCGGCGCCATCGTCGGCTCGGGCTGGGGCGCCCTGGGCTCGGCGGCCGGCTGGCACCTGAGCCTGACCTACCTGGTGGCCGCGGTGGTCGGCGTCGCGGCGACTCTCTACGCCGGCCCGATGCTGCTGAAGAACCTGCGCGACGAGACGATCGTCAAGGACGCCGACGGCAGGCTGCCCCACGTCCCCTGGCGCCCGATGCTCCTGCTCTGCGTCGTCATGACCCTGGCCTACATCGGCGAGTCCAGTGTCACCGCAGCCGGCAGCGATTACCTCACCAAGGGCCTGAAGTCCTCCGACACCTTCGGCGGCCTCGTGGTCGGCGCCTACACCCTGGGCCAGGTGCTCGGCCGGTTCCGCGGCGACCTGGCGGTGCAGCGGGGCGGCAGCGTCAAGGTGGTGCGGGCCGGCGCCGTCATCTGCGTCGCCGGGTTCGCGATCGTGGTCGGCGCGACGGGCCCGTACATGGCGCTCGCCGGGTTCCTGATCGCCGGCTTCGGCCTGTCCCCGCTGGTGCCGGTGGCCTTCACGGCGGCCTACGCCAACGACCCGACCGGCTCCGGGGTGGCGGTCGCGCGGATCAACGTCTTCAACTACCTGGGCTTCCTGCTCGGCGCCCCGCTGGTGACCGGCCTGTGGGGCGCGGGCGTCAGCCACCGCGAGGGCATGGCCGTCCCGATGGTGATGATCGCTGTGATCGTCCTGCTGGCCTACGCCTTCGATCCGCGGCGCGCGCCGGTCCACCCCGCCGCCGCCGGCGGGCAGCCGACCCCGGCCGTGGGCGGCGCGGAAACGGTACCTACATTGGGGACGTGA
- a CDS encoding SPFH domain-containing protein: MFGYRVPAPDQAMLISGGRRGQGGAPFRVVTGHGKFILPVFRKTRFLTLSMQEAEVSETCVTKQGIALTVTAVIAFKVGNDNESIVNAGQRFLSDQNQMSTLTARIFAGHLRSIIGSMTVEEIVTERQKLAEEVLDTSKSEMGKIGLTVDSLQIMSIDDMKTGYIDAMAAPHKAAIQRQAQIAQAQATQASVEAQQEAERNKAEYARQTAIVQAKYKAEVDQAQAIAAQAGPLSAARAQQEVLMAQTELAQRNAELRQQQLVAEVVKPAEAEAERVRITAAADAERMRVQAEAAASYDRVALDRMIIDQLPLIVEKAAAGLNGANINVLNGADGLSEIAAGLVGQGLAILDSVKKGIGDEDGAMKDRGAKPQVVERVQIENGK, from the coding sequence ATGTTCGGCTACAGAGTGCCCGCCCCTGACCAGGCGATGCTCATCTCCGGCGGCCGCCGGGGGCAGGGCGGGGCGCCGTTCCGAGTCGTCACCGGCCACGGCAAGTTCATCCTGCCGGTGTTCCGCAAGACCCGGTTCCTGACGCTGTCCATGCAGGAGGCCGAGGTCTCCGAGACCTGCGTGACCAAGCAGGGCATCGCCCTGACCGTGACAGCGGTCATCGCCTTCAAGGTCGGCAACGACAACGAGAGCATCGTCAACGCCGGCCAGCGGTTCCTGTCCGACCAGAACCAGATGTCGACACTGACCGCCCGCATCTTCGCTGGCCACCTGCGCTCGATCATCGGCTCGATGACGGTGGAGGAGATCGTCACCGAGCGCCAGAAGCTGGCCGAGGAGGTCCTGGACACCTCCAAGTCGGAGATGGGCAAGATCGGCCTGACCGTGGACTCGCTGCAGATCATGTCGATCGACGACATGAAGACCGGCTACATCGACGCCATGGCCGCTCCGCACAAGGCCGCCATCCAGCGCCAGGCCCAGATCGCCCAGGCCCAGGCCACCCAGGCCTCGGTCGAGGCGCAGCAGGAGGCCGAGCGCAACAAGGCCGAGTACGCCCGCCAGACCGCGATCGTGCAGGCCAAGTACAAGGCCGAAGTCGACCAGGCGCAGGCCATAGCGGCCCAGGCCGGCCCGCTGTCCGCGGCCAGGGCCCAGCAGGAGGTGCTGATGGCCCAGACCGAGCTGGCCCAGCGCAACGCCGAGCTCCGCCAGCAGCAGCTGGTCGCCGAAGTGGTCAAGCCCGCCGAGGCCGAGGCCGAGCGCGTCCGCATCACCGCCGCCGCCGACGCCGAGCGCATGCGCGTCCAGGCCGAGGCCGCCGCCAGCTACGACCGCGTGGCCCTGGACCGCATGATCATCGACCAGCTCCCGCTGATCGTCGAGAAGGCCGCCGCCGGCCTGAACGGCGCGAACATCAACGTCCTGAACGGCGCCGACGGCCTGTCCGAGATCGCCGCCGGCCTGGTCGGCCAGGGCCTGGCCATCCTGGACTCGGTGAAGAAGGGCATCGGCGACGAGGACGGCGCCATGAAGGACAGGGGTGCGAAGCCGCAGGTGGTCGAGCGGGTGCAGATCGAGAACGGGAAGTAA
- a CDS encoding S1C family serine protease, whose translation MSAISAMAAFSGGLADLIEQVMPNVVAIRGDQGADSWTAGSGFVLDDACHVVTNNHVVDQPDGFTWTAAIHGYPTQPIRILGRDPLTDLAVVELSEPHESALVLRDRPVRLGEFVLALGNPLGDYPESVSVGIVSGLSRQLQAAQHERPLQRLIQTDAAVNPGNSGGPLVDLDGTVVGVNTMIRDDAQGMAFAVPAATVARVVPQLIAEGRVVRSALGIAVHTRDAEVDGRTAKREIVTRVRDADSPFRPGDVVISLAGQGIDGHAALFDLLDAALIGKQTPVEVVRDGKRVAFDVVPGRLEERK comes from the coding sequence GTGAGCGCGATCTCGGCGATGGCCGCGTTCAGCGGCGGGCTGGCGGACCTGATCGAGCAGGTGATGCCGAACGTCGTGGCGATCCGGGGCGACCAGGGCGCGGACTCCTGGACCGCGGGCTCCGGATTCGTCCTGGACGACGCCTGCCACGTCGTCACCAACAACCACGTCGTGGACCAGCCCGACGGGTTCACCTGGACCGCGGCCATCCACGGCTATCCCACCCAGCCGATCCGGATCCTGGGCCGCGACCCGCTGACCGACCTGGCCGTGGTCGAGCTCTCCGAGCCGCACGAGTCGGCGCTGGTCCTGCGCGACCGCCCGGTCCGCCTCGGCGAGTTCGTCCTGGCGCTGGGCAACCCGCTCGGCGACTACCCGGAGTCGGTCTCGGTGGGCATCGTCAGCGGCCTGTCCCGCCAGCTCCAGGCGGCCCAGCACGAACGCCCGCTGCAACGCCTGATCCAGACCGACGCCGCGGTGAACCCCGGCAACTCCGGCGGCCCGCTGGTCGACCTGGACGGCACGGTGGTCGGCGTCAACACCATGATCCGCGACGACGCCCAGGGCATGGCCTTCGCGGTCCCGGCCGCGACCGTGGCCCGCGTCGTCCCGCAGCTGATCGCCGAGGGCCGCGTCGTCCGTTCCGCACTCGGCATCGCGGTGCACACCCGCGACGCCGAGGTGGACGGCCGCACCGCCAAGCGCGAGATCGTGACCCGGGTGCGCGACGCCGACAGCCCCTTCCGGCCCGGCGACGTGGTGATCAGCCTGGCCGGGCAGGGGATCGACGGCCACGCCGCGCTGTTCGACCTGCTCGACGCCGCGCTGATCGGCAAGCAGACGCCGGTCGAGGTGGTGCGGGACGGCAAGCGGGTGGCTTTCGATGTGGTGCCGGGGCGGTTGGAGGAGCGGAAGTAG
- a CDS encoding YbjN domain-containing protein, with the protein MANVEMIRAFIARVLEDGGLVDGRAEPDSDGDYQLRHGSALYWVSAGEADDGFGLVQVFGIVLEDVPLSKKLLMAVNEINHDYLWVRCYWQQGRLAVARDLAADTLTPELLTSACAQIGRIADEYDGRLKELVGAGHTFFEDDLGDDDSVEV; encoded by the coding sequence ATGGCGAACGTAGAGATGATCCGCGCTTTCATAGCGCGGGTCCTGGAGGACGGCGGTCTGGTCGACGGCCGCGCCGAGCCCGACTCGGACGGCGACTACCAGCTCCGGCACGGCAGTGCCCTGTACTGGGTGTCCGCGGGCGAGGCCGACGACGGCTTCGGCCTGGTGCAGGTCTTCGGCATCGTGCTGGAGGACGTGCCGCTGTCCAAGAAACTGCTGATGGCGGTCAACGAGATCAACCACGACTACCTGTGGGTCCGCTGCTACTGGCAGCAGGGCCGGCTGGCCGTGGCCCGCGACCTGGCCGCCGACACGCTCACCCCCGAGCTGCTGACCTCGGCCTGCGCGCAGATCGGCCGCATCGCCGACGAGTACGACGGCCGGCTCAAGGAGCTGGTCGGCGCCGGCCACACCTTCTTCGAGGACGATCTCGGCGACGACGACTCGGTGGAGGTCTGA
- a CDS encoding purple acid phosphatase family protein, giving the protein MTDRMPVDRRTALIAAGTAGAAVVAAPVLASPAAAAEDPAAPAAPAAQAPAPAATGSPLLLTTPGALGAPPVDGLHLTFGADPSREMYASWTTTAPVQRPRVRFGTVEGGHGDTVQAETRTYTDGASGREVYVHHAHIGDLRPDSTYIYSALHDGVLPDSAAFRTAPSGRRPFTFTSFGDQATPGTTWSPATGGGFSSVAATIASPAAADVVGGIEQVAPLFHLLNGDLCYANINPDRLRTWDSFFQNNTRSARFRPWMPAAGNHENEKGNGPLGFSSFQTRFALPSNGEDPEFAGLWYAFTVGSVRFVVLQNDDVALQDGGDTYVSGYSAGRQRAWLERTLKAARANKGIDWIVVCMHQVMISSSDANGADIGIREQWGPLFDKYEVDLVVCGHEHDYERSHPIRGVVSGSQTLTPNPVATDTSQIDTSKGTVHMVLGGGGTSSPTNQKFFAGSKAKVLMGVGAVGSNGKKTPTYVFEDAPWIGVRDEEHPYGFAAFDVDPGTHAGGLTRIHVTYYTVGQPDGKIAPLETFTLSRKRSDC; this is encoded by the coding sequence ATGACTGATCGGATGCCCGTCGACCGTCGTACCGCCCTGATCGCCGCCGGGACCGCCGGCGCCGCCGTCGTCGCCGCCCCGGTGCTCGCCTCGCCGGCCGCCGCCGCCGAGGACCCGGCCGCCCCCGCCGCTCCGGCCGCCCAGGCCCCGGCGCCCGCCGCCACCGGCTCCCCGCTCCTGCTCACCACGCCCGGCGCGCTCGGCGCCCCGCCGGTCGACGGCCTGCACCTGACGTTCGGCGCGGATCCGTCGCGCGAGATGTACGCGTCGTGGACCACCACGGCGCCGGTGCAGCGTCCGCGGGTCCGCTTCGGCACCGTCGAGGGCGGCCACGGCGACACCGTCCAGGCCGAGACCCGCACCTACACCGACGGCGCCTCGGGCCGCGAGGTCTACGTCCACCACGCGCACATCGGCGACCTGCGCCCGGACTCGACGTACATCTACAGCGCCCTGCACGACGGCGTCCTGCCGGACTCGGCGGCGTTCCGCACCGCGCCGTCGGGCCGCCGGCCGTTCACCTTCACCAGCTTCGGCGACCAGGCCACCCCCGGCACCACGTGGTCGCCGGCCACCGGCGGGGGCTTCAGCTCGGTCGCGGCGACCATCGCCAGCCCCGCGGCCGCCGACGTGGTCGGCGGCATCGAGCAGGTCGCGCCGCTGTTCCACCTGCTCAACGGCGACCTGTGCTACGCCAACATCAACCCGGACCGCCTGCGCACCTGGGACTCGTTCTTCCAGAACAACACCCGCTCGGCCCGCTTCCGCCCCTGGATGCCGGCCGCCGGCAACCACGAGAACGAGAAGGGCAACGGCCCGCTGGGCTTCTCCTCCTTCCAGACCCGCTTCGCCCTCCCGTCCAACGGCGAGGACCCGGAGTTCGCAGGCCTCTGGTACGCCTTCACCGTCGGCTCGGTCCGCTTCGTCGTCCTGCAGAACGACGACGTGGCCCTGCAGGACGGCGGCGACACCTACGTCAGCGGCTACAGCGCCGGCCGCCAGCGTGCCTGGCTGGAGCGCACCCTGAAGGCGGCGCGCGCCAACAAGGGGATCGACTGGATCGTGGTCTGCATGCACCAGGTGATGATCTCCAGCTCCGACGCCAACGGGGCCGACATCGGCATCCGCGAGCAGTGGGGCCCGCTGTTCGACAAGTACGAGGTGGACCTGGTCGTCTGCGGCCACGAGCACGACTACGAGCGCTCCCACCCGATCCGCGGCGTGGTCTCCGGCAGCCAGACCCTCACCCCCAACCCGGTGGCCACCGACACCAGCCAGATCGACACCTCGAAGGGCACCGTCCACATGGTGCTCGGCGGCGGCGGCACCTCCAGCCCCACCAACCAGAAGTTCTTCGCCGGCAGCAAGGCGAAGGTCCTGATGGGGGTCGGCGCGGTCGGGTCGAACGGCAAGAAGACGCCGACGTACGTCTTCGAGGACGCCCCCTGGATCGGCGTCCGGGACGAGGAGCACCCGTACGGCTTCGCCGCGTTCGACGTGGACCCGGGGACGCACGCGGGCGGGCTGACGCGGATCCACGTCACGTACTACACGGTCGGGCAGCCGGACGGGAAGATCGCGCCGCTGGAGACGTTCACGCTGAGCCGCAAGCGGAGCGACTGCTGA